The following proteins come from a genomic window of Planctomycetota bacterium:
- a CDS encoding DUF1956 domain-containing protein produces the protein MTRSLIAPKGPISTLSGPEQTRIRLLDAAESLFAEHGYAKASVRDITQAARSNLASVNYHFGSKDELYKAVFERRLAELRQEREEAVHGVAEQAAKSKDVALVLRAFTKAFLTPLSDPKRGKMMLQLFMREMNDPHLPSGMFLDRMTGPMEKLMGEAIVRACPGIDRAEAALCFHSHVAQLVHIVQMWKMASESGRTDGPMADMDKAVDHVVRFTAAAITALAKEGGA, from the coding sequence ATGACACGTTCACTCATTGCACCCAAGGGACCCATCAGCACGCTCAGCGGCCCGGAGCAGACGCGTATCCGGCTGCTCGACGCGGCCGAGTCGCTTTTCGCCGAGCATGGGTACGCCAAGGCGTCGGTGCGCGACATCACACAGGCGGCCCGATCGAACCTCGCCTCCGTCAATTACCACTTCGGGTCCAAGGATGAACTTTACAAGGCGGTGTTCGAGCGCCGGCTGGCGGAACTGCGGCAGGAGCGCGAGGAAGCGGTGCACGGCGTGGCGGAGCAGGCGGCCAAGTCCAAGGACGTCGCCCTCGTGCTGCGGGCGTTCACCAAGGCGTTTCTGACGCCGCTGTCGGACCCGAAGCGCGGGAAGATGATGCTGCAACTTTTCATGCGCGAGATGAACGATCCGCATCTGCCATCGGGGATGTTCCTGGATCGCATGACCGGGCCGATGGAGAAGCTCATGGGCGAGGCGATCGTGCGGGCGTGTCCGGGCATCGACCGGGCGGAGGCGGCGCTATGCTTCCACTCGCACGTCGCGCAGCTCGTGCACATCGTGCAGATGTGGAAGATGGCCAGCGAGAGCGGGCGGACGGACGGACCGATGGCGGACATGGACAAGGCGGTGGATCACGTAGTTCGGTTCACGGCCGCGGCGATCACGGCATTGGCGAAGGAAGGCGGCGCATGA
- the dcm gene encoding DNA (cytosine-5-)-methyltransferase, which translates to MPSKPARKSRSRKPRAKRVFRAAEFFAGIGLVRLALEKTGDWKVVYANDIDPDKRKMYVDNFGDDHFHLGDIHEIDPDTIPDCDLYTASFPCNDLSIAGAWAGLAGKESSAFWGLIRLLELKGDNRPPVVMLENVVGFLMSNGGKDFEKALLALNELDYTVDAFILNAVHWVPQSRARLFVVAKRDDGSDRNPVAMNTNARPEALVKFINTHQNIRWDIRDLPRLPKRKHRLEDILEDLPDDDPHWWNSQRTEYFMNQLSPRHEVQAKLMIGRKSISYATAFRRVRNGKSMAELRTDGIAGCLRTPRGGSGRQILLKAGQRRYQVRLLTARECARLQGVPDSYTIDVRLNQALFGFGDAVCVPTIAWIVRRYLTEVAMELQSPLALFRGVA; encoded by the coding sequence ATGCCGAGCAAACCCGCGCGGAAATCACGTTCCCGCAAGCCCCGCGCCAAGCGCGTCTTCCGCGCCGCCGAATTCTTCGCCGGCATCGGCCTCGTCCGCCTCGCCCTCGAAAAAACCGGCGACTGGAAAGTCGTCTACGCCAACGATATCGACCCCGATAAGCGGAAAATGTACGTCGACAACTTCGGCGACGACCACTTCCACCTCGGCGACATCCACGAAATCGACCCCGACACGATCCCCGACTGCGACCTCTACACCGCGTCGTTCCCCTGCAACGACCTGTCCATCGCCGGCGCGTGGGCGGGATTGGCGGGCAAGGAATCCTCCGCCTTCTGGGGCCTGATCCGCCTGCTTGAACTCAAAGGCGACAATCGGCCGCCGGTCGTGATGCTAGAAAACGTCGTCGGGTTCCTGATGAGCAACGGCGGCAAAGACTTTGAAAAAGCGCTGCTCGCACTCAATGAACTTGACTACACCGTCGACGCCTTCATCCTCAACGCGGTCCACTGGGTTCCGCAGAGCCGCGCCAGATTGTTTGTTGTGGCGAAGCGCGATGATGGTTCCGATCGGAATCCCGTCGCCATGAACACGAACGCCCGGCCAGAAGCGCTAGTCAAGTTCATCAATACGCACCAGAACATCCGCTGGGACATCCGCGATCTGCCTCGCCTGCCCAAGCGGAAGCACCGTCTCGAAGACATCCTCGAAGACCTCCCCGACGATGATCCGCACTGGTGGAACAGCCAGCGCACCGAATACTTCATGAATCAACTCAGTCCCCGGCATGAAGTCCAAGCGAAGCTCATGATCGGGCGCAAATCGATCAGCTACGCCACCGCCTTCCGCCGCGTGCGAAACGGCAAGAGCATGGCCGAACTCCGCACCGACGGCATCGCTGGTTGCCTGCGCACGCCGCGCGGCGGCAGTGGACGGCAAATCTTGCTGAAAGCGGGACAGCGTCGCTACCAAGTTCGTCTATTGACGGCGCGCGAGTGCGCTCGGCTTCAAGGCGTTCCTGATAGCTACACGATTGACGTGCGGCTCAACCAAGCGTTATTTGGTTTCGGTGATGCCGTATGTGTTCCAACGATCGCCTGGATCGTTCGCCGGTATCTAACCGAGGTGGCGATGGAATTGCAATCGCCGCTCGCTCTATTTCGAGGGGTTGCATGA
- a CDS encoding AcrB/AcrD/AcrF family protein, with translation MSEPILPPTLSNTERRILEKNGPLSWFARNSVAANLLMLMVLTGGVISMVRMRMEVFPEIDQQKIIVTVPYLGASPAEVEEGVCVRVEEALAGIDGVKRLRSTAMEGSGAVIVELEDYASMRKVLTDVEAAVDRISTFPKETEKPVISEVTNRVQVLSLVVYGQVGERTLKALADQIRDDLTTMPNISQAEVTGMRPFEVGVEISEDALRKYGMTFDQVADAVRQASLDLPGGSVKSVGGEILLRTKGQRYTGREFEDIILMSRPDGTVLRLGDVAKIQDAFADTDVSTYYDGHRAAVINIFRVGEQDAIDVARTVKKYVAEHEAMMPKGVHLDTWFDRSTYLQGRIDLLTRNAMYGLILVFVCLALFLDLKLAFWTTMGIPISFMGAFWVLSQMGMTINMISLFAFIIVLGIVVDDAIVVGENIFEHRQRGMDPIKASILGVREMAIPVTFAVLTTVVAFLPLLFTAGDIGKIVSFMPMVVISVLLISLTEALLILPSHLATPLHTGRYGPIGRLQDHVRDGFNWFVNGPYLRALAWCIRQRYLATAIGVGVMVIVFGLVAGGHIKFVFFPKIDSDNVVAVLAMPQGTPAEETRKVVERIEAAAERVRKKLDAVTPADHPTMFRHISTTVGQRPFKDLVGGAGGPSIIRTSDSHLAEVNIELLDTEHRNISSETIGAMWREEVGPIPGVSSLVFVSSFFSAGDAVNVELAHRDFDKLLAAVDVLKTKLSSFAGVTDIADSFEPGKQEIKLAITPEGRALGLTLADLARQVRQGFYGEEAQRIQRGRDDIKVMVRYPEEGRKSLADLENMRIRTAAGAEVPFRTVAEVTVGQGYAQIQRADRRRIVSVTSDVNEADGNADEINKELREKVLPQLARDFPGLTYSFEGAQREQNESMDSLKWNFVVALLGIFGLLGIQFKSYIQPLIVMSAIPFGLVGATLGHICMGLLLDGTPMPLSFLSGFGVVALTGVVVNDSLIMIDYINRARGEGVPLSQVILDSGTRRFRPIMLTTATTFCGLTPMLLERSLQARFLVPMAVSLGWGVLFSTAITLLLVPTLYMILEDLKTWIGVAAAPVEAPVNEASI, from the coding sequence ATGAGTGAACCCATCCTCCCGCCCACGCTCAGCAACACCGAACGCCGCATTCTCGAAAAGAACGGTCCGCTCTCGTGGTTCGCACGCAACAGCGTCGCCGCCAACCTGCTCATGCTCATGGTCCTCACCGGCGGCGTCATCTCCATGGTCCGCATGCGCATGGAGGTCTTCCCCGAGATCGATCAGCAGAAGATCATCGTCACCGTCCCCTACCTCGGCGCGTCCCCCGCGGAAGTCGAAGAGGGCGTCTGCGTCCGTGTCGAGGAAGCCCTCGCCGGGATCGACGGCGTCAAACGACTCCGCTCCACCGCCATGGAGGGCTCCGGCGCCGTCATCGTCGAACTCGAAGACTACGCCTCCATGCGCAAAGTCCTCACCGACGTCGAAGCCGCCGTCGACCGCATCTCGACTTTCCCGAAAGAGACGGAAAAGCCCGTCATTTCCGAAGTGACCAATCGCGTGCAGGTGCTCAGTCTCGTCGTCTACGGCCAGGTGGGCGAACGCACGCTCAAAGCCCTCGCCGACCAGATCCGCGACGACCTGACGACGATGCCCAACATCTCGCAGGCGGAAGTCACCGGCATGCGACCTTTCGAAGTCGGCGTCGAAATCTCCGAAGACGCGCTTCGCAAATACGGCATGACCTTCGACCAGGTCGCCGACGCCGTCCGACAAGCGTCCCTCGACCTGCCGGGCGGATCGGTGAAGAGCGTCGGCGGCGAAATCCTCCTGCGCACCAAGGGACAGCGATACACCGGCCGGGAGTTCGAGGACATCATCCTCATGAGCCGGCCCGACGGCACGGTGCTGCGCCTCGGCGACGTGGCGAAGATCCAGGACGCCTTCGCCGACACGGATGTGTCCACCTATTACGACGGCCATCGCGCCGCGGTCATCAATATCTTCCGCGTCGGCGAGCAGGACGCCATCGACGTGGCCCGGACCGTCAAGAAATACGTCGCCGAGCACGAAGCGATGATGCCCAAGGGCGTGCACCTGGATACGTGGTTCGACCGCAGCACCTACCTTCAGGGCCGCATCGATCTGCTCACGCGCAATGCCATGTACGGCCTCATCCTCGTGTTCGTGTGCCTGGCGCTCTTTCTGGATTTGAAGCTGGCGTTCTGGACCACGATGGGGATTCCGATTTCGTTCATGGGCGCGTTCTGGGTTTTGTCGCAGATGGGTATGACGATCAACATGATCTCGCTCTTCGCGTTCATCATCGTGCTGGGCATCGTCGTGGACGATGCGATCGTCGTGGGCGAGAACATCTTCGAGCATCGCCAGCGCGGGATGGACCCGATCAAGGCGTCAATCCTCGGCGTGCGAGAGATGGCGATCCCCGTGACGTTCGCGGTATTGACGACGGTCGTGGCGTTTTTGCCGCTGCTCTTCACCGCCGGCGACATCGGCAAGATCGTCAGCTTCATGCCGATGGTCGTCATCAGCGTGCTGCTCATCTCGCTCACGGAAGCGTTGTTGATCCTGCCATCGCATCTGGCGACGCCTTTGCACACGGGGCGCTACGGGCCGATCGGTCGGTTGCAGGATCACGTGCGCGATGGGTTCAACTGGTTCGTGAACGGGCCGTATCTTCGAGCGCTGGCGTGGTGCATCCGGCAGCGTTATCTGGCGACGGCGATCGGCGTGGGCGTGATGGTGATCGTGTTCGGATTGGTGGCGGGCGGGCACATCAAGTTCGTGTTCTTCCCGAAGATCGATTCGGACAACGTCGTCGCCGTGCTCGCCATGCCGCAGGGCACGCCCGCCGAGGAAACCCGCAAAGTCGTCGAGCGCATCGAAGCCGCCGCCGAGCGCGTCCGCAAGAAGCTCGACGCCGTGACCCCGGCCGATCATCCGACGATGTTCCGCCATATTTCGACGACGGTCGGCCAGCGCCCGTTCAAGGACCTCGTCGGCGGGGCGGGCGGGCCGTCGATCATCCGCACCAGCGATTCGCACCTGGCCGAGGTCAACATCGAACTGCTGGACACGGAGCATCGAAACATTTCCAGCGAGACGATCGGCGCGATGTGGCGCGAAGAGGTCGGGCCGATTCCGGGGGTGTCGAGTCTGGTGTTCGTCAGCTCGTTTTTCTCAGCGGGCGATGCGGTGAATGTCGAGCTGGCGCACCGCGATTTCGACAAGCTGCTGGCGGCGGTGGACGTACTGAAGACGAAGCTCAGTTCTTTCGCCGGCGTGACGGATATCGCCGACTCGTTCGAGCCGGGCAAACAGGAGATCAAGCTCGCCATCACGCCCGAAGGCCGGGCGCTGGGGCTCACGCTCGCCGACCTGGCGCGGCAGGTGCGGCAGGGTTTCTACGGCGAGGAAGCGCAGCGGATCCAGCGCGGGCGCGATGACATCAAGGTGATGGTGCGCTACCCGGAGGAAGGGCGGAAGAGTCTGGCGGATTTGGAGAACATGCGCATCCGCACCGCCGCCGGCGCGGAGGTTCCCTTCCGCACGGTCGCCGAGGTCACGGTCGGTCAGGGCTACGCGCAGATTCAGCGCGCCGACCGCCGGCGGATCGTATCGGTGACTTCGGATGTCAATGAAGCGGACGGCAACGCCGACGAGATCAACAAGGAGCTGCGCGAGAAGGTGCTGCCGCAACTGGCGCGCGATTTTCCGGGACTGACCTACAGCTTCGAAGGCGCCCAGCGCGAGCAGAACGAATCGATGGATTCGCTCAAGTGGAATTTCGTGGTCGCGCTATTGGGCATCTTCGGCCTGCTAGGCATTCAGTTCAAAAGCTACATTCAGCCCTTGATCGTCATGTCGGCGATTCCGTTCGGCCTCGTCGGCGCGACGCTGGGGCATATTTGCATGGGCCTCTTGCTCGACGGAACGCCGATGCCGCTCTCGTTCCTGTCGGGCTTCGGCGTCGTCGCGCTGACGGGCGTCGTCGTTAATGACTCGCTCATCATGATCGACTACATCAACCGGGCGCGCGGCGAAGGCGTGCCGCTTTCGCAGGTCATCCTCGATTCGGGCACGCGCCGGTTCCGACCGATCATGCTCACCACCGCGACGACGTTCTGCGGCCTGACGCCGATGCTGCTGGAGCGCTCGCTTCAGGCGCGCTTCCTCGTGCCGATGGCGGTCAGCTTAGGGTGGGGCGTCTTGTTCTCGACGGCGATCACGCTGCTGTTGGTGCCGACGCTTTACATGATTCTCGAAGACCTCAAGACATGGATCGGCGTCGCGGCCGCACCGGTGGAAGCGCCGGTCAACGAAGCGTCCATTTAG
- a CDS encoding DUF4928 domain-containing protein, which yields MCSNDRLDRSPVSNRGGDGIAIAARSISRGCMSDAIDDLIARFMLQSNRPVPARLQAAMALLERLFDDPTLELGAHLAAKGSSGLASHETFGKKAHAHFDLAPINKIHGRRSSNLGEWGAPLLEIVRATNFETMNSRERENCIRSLQQPFAARLRAILEQEPLVARISGRSAVAVVKDVIKQADEKGKAGEVAQYLVAAKLELRFGRKLPLAPANKGDRKSRNDPNARLGDFEIDNTVIEIALGLPDEKHLTQVCESLEDSEKEIWLITRMDRVGTWSKELEYTEGVDVRRVVTTSVEAFVGQNVSELGEFTTKGKAKQLRALFALYNERWVSNLGTPGIRVDVR from the coding sequence ATGTGTTCCAACGATCGCCTGGATCGTTCGCCGGTATCTAACCGAGGTGGCGATGGAATTGCAATCGCCGCTCGCTCTATTTCGAGGGGTTGCATGAGCGACGCCATTGATGACTTGATCGCGCGGTTCATGCTTCAGTCGAATCGGCCGGTGCCCGCACGCTTGCAGGCCGCGATGGCGTTACTGGAGCGACTTTTCGACGACCCGACTCTTGAATTAGGTGCGCATCTTGCGGCAAAAGGTAGCAGCGGCCTTGCGTCGCATGAGACTTTCGGCAAAAAGGCCCACGCTCATTTTGATCTTGCCCCAATCAACAAGATTCACGGTCGTCGTTCGTCGAATCTCGGCGAGTGGGGAGCGCCGTTGCTGGAGATTGTTCGAGCCACCAACTTCGAGACGATGAATTCGAGGGAACGCGAAAACTGTATCCGGTCATTGCAACAGCCATTCGCCGCTCGGCTTCGGGCGATCCTCGAGCAAGAGCCATTGGTGGCGAGGATAAGCGGTCGGAGCGCGGTCGCCGTCGTCAAGGACGTCATCAAGCAAGCGGACGAGAAGGGTAAGGCGGGTGAGGTTGCACAGTACTTGGTTGCCGCCAAACTCGAATTGCGTTTCGGGAGAAAGTTGCCGCTTGCGCCCGCGAACAAGGGTGATCGAAAATCGCGGAACGATCCCAATGCGCGGCTGGGCGATTTTGAGATTGACAACACGGTAATTGAAATTGCGCTGGGATTGCCCGACGAAAAGCATCTGACTCAAGTTTGCGAATCGCTTGAGGATTCCGAAAAGGAGATCTGGTTGATAACTCGGATGGATCGCGTCGGCACTTGGTCAAAAGAGTTGGAGTATACCGAGGGTGTCGACGTGCGCCGCGTTGTGACAACTTCGGTGGAGGCGTTCGTCGGCCAGAATGTTTCGGAATTGGGAGAGTTTACGACAAAGGGAAAGGCGAAGCAGCTTCGGGCGTTATTCGCGCTTTACAACGAGCGTTGGGTGTCGAATCTCGGGACACCGGGGATTCGCGTTGACGTGCGTTAA
- a CDS encoding efflux RND transporter periplasmic adaptor subunit encodes MKRRESGSMMQALGVLCVLGVSAAIAVLLALSRQAPPKEAPVHVGPLVDVMTIAHADVPVTIRGRGTVAAQVRAQIVPQVSGRVVKLHPSMVSGGFIKAGQSLFEIDPTDYTLAESTAAAQLAQAQAARATADAQLADAQARLHDAQLDMTRTKELADRNVATSREVEKAQVALDIAKAVQSRAQAQVATAAAQISSAQLALEKARLDVSRTRVTLPFDAVISRETVDEGQTLMAGQAVGEAYGTDAVEIAVPLEDNDLKWLSHVPVAGTTAPDADPIDAVVKAELMGRACEWAGKVVRTEAEVDAKSRMMHIVVEVDHPFTGANEHRAPLVPGAFVDVDIAGKVMSHVAPIPRSALRNEAQVWLAKDGALKIVPVQVARRDRDTVYIQDGLTDGDQLITSAIDTVTDGMMIRVPEQKVAAAPAAGSASPHE; translated from the coding sequence ATGAAGCGGCGTGAGTCGGGTTCGATGATGCAGGCGCTGGGCGTTTTGTGCGTGCTGGGTGTCAGCGCGGCGATTGCGGTGCTGCTCGCGCTGTCGCGTCAGGCGCCGCCGAAGGAAGCGCCGGTGCATGTCGGGCCGCTGGTCGATGTGATGACGATCGCGCATGCGGACGTGCCGGTGACGATTCGCGGTCGCGGGACGGTGGCGGCTCAGGTGCGGGCGCAGATCGTGCCGCAGGTCAGTGGTCGCGTGGTGAAGCTGCATCCGTCGATGGTCAGCGGGGGATTCATCAAGGCGGGGCAGTCGCTTTTTGAAATCGACCCGACGGACTACACGCTCGCCGAGTCGACCGCCGCCGCGCAGCTCGCCCAGGCACAGGCCGCCCGCGCCACCGCCGACGCCCAGCTCGCCGATGCGCAGGCCCGGCTCCACGATGCGCAGCTCGACATGACGCGCACGAAGGAACTGGCCGACCGCAACGTCGCCACATCGCGCGAAGTCGAAAAAGCGCAGGTCGCCCTCGACATCGCCAAGGCCGTCCAGTCGCGTGCTCAGGCGCAGGTCGCCACCGCCGCGGCGCAGATCTCCTCCGCTCAGCTCGCTCTCGAAAAGGCCCGGCTCGATGTGTCGCGCACGCGGGTGACGCTGCCTTTCGACGCTGTGATCAGCCGGGAAACCGTCGATGAAGGGCAGACGCTCATGGCCGGCCAGGCCGTCGGCGAGGCCTACGGGACCGACGCCGTCGAGATCGCCGTGCCGCTCGAAGACAACGACCTGAAGTGGCTCAGTCACGTCCCCGTCGCCGGCACGACCGCGCCGGACGCCGATCCGATCGACGCGGTGGTCAAGGCGGAACTGATGGGCCGCGCCTGCGAATGGGCGGGCAAGGTTGTGCGAACGGAGGCGGAGGTCGATGCCAAATCGCGCATGATGCACATCGTCGTCGAAGTGGATCACCCGTTCACCGGCGCTAACGAACATCGCGCCCCGCTCGTCCCCGGCGCGTTCGTCGACGTCGACATTGCCGGCAAGGTCATGTCGCACGTCGCCCCGATTCCCCGCTCCGCGCTGCGCAATGAGGCGCAGGTCTGGCTCGCCAAAGACGGCGCGCTCAAGATCGTCCCCGTGCAGGTCGCCCGGCGCGATCGCGACACCGTGTACATTCAGGACGGCCTGACCGACGGCGACCAACTCATCACCAGCGCCATCGACACCGTGACCGACGGCATGATGATCCGCGTGCCCGAACAGAAGGTCGCCGCCGCCCCCGCAGCGGGCAGCGCATCGCCCCATGAGTGA
- a CDS encoding DUF1080 domain-containing protein, translating into MDLPPKSHPDTTGWENLFTSDLSNATYPEGIWTVADGELTASADQNIFTKKTYKDFILDLEFKTADGTNSGVVVHCSDTKNWIPNSVEIQIADDYSEEWSKAAKTWQCAAIFGHLAPTHSAVKKPGEWNHYTITCKGRMIWVMLNGDLVTTMDMTKWTDGSKNPDGSEIPKWLPKPFATLPLEGHIGLQGKHAGAPIWFRNIKIKELPAE; encoded by the coding sequence ATGGACCTCCCGCCCAAGTCGCATCCCGACACCACCGGTTGGGAAAACCTCTTCACATCCGACCTCTCCAACGCGACCTATCCCGAAGGCATCTGGACCGTCGCCGATGGCGAGCTCACCGCCAGCGCCGATCAGAACATCTTCACCAAGAAGACCTACAAGGATTTCATCCTCGACCTGGAATTCAAAACCGCCGACGGCACCAACTCCGGCGTCGTCGTGCACTGCTCCGACACGAAGAACTGGATCCCCAACTCCGTCGAAATCCAGATCGCCGACGACTACTCCGAGGAATGGTCCAAGGCCGCCAAGACCTGGCAGTGCGCCGCCATCTTCGGTCACCTCGCCCCGACGCACAGCGCCGTCAAAAAGCCCGGCGAGTGGAACCACTACACCATCACCTGCAAAGGCCGCATGATCTGGGTCATGCTCAACGGCGACCTCGTCACGACGATGGACATGACCAAGTGGACCGACGGCTCGAAAAACCCCGACGGGTCGGAAATCCCCAAGTGGCTGCCCAAGCCGTTCGCCACACTCCCTCTCGAAGGCCACATCGGCCTCCAAGGCAAGCACGCCGGCGCCCCGATCTGGTTCCGCAATATCAAGATCAAGGAACTTCCCGCCGAGTGA
- the vsr gene encoding DNA mismatch endonuclease Vsr, giving the protein MADVFSKAERSRVMASVKGKDTKPEIIVRRLVHGMGYRYRLYRGELPGRPDLVFAGRGKVIFVHGCFWHQHGCRRGGRRPAANRAYWRRKLERNVERDAAHVRRLRRMGWRVMIVWECQTAAGKRAGLARRIVRFMER; this is encoded by the coding sequence ATGGCCGACGTATTCAGCAAAGCCGAGCGATCGCGCGTGATGGCTTCGGTGAAGGGGAAGGACACGAAGCCGGAGATCATTGTCCGGCGGTTGGTGCATGGGATGGGGTATCGGTATCGGCTATATCGGGGGGAGTTGCCGGGGAGGCCGGATTTGGTGTTTGCGGGGCGGGGGAAGGTGATTTTCGTGCATGGGTGTTTCTGGCATCAGCATGGGTGCCGGCGCGGGGGTAGGCGGCCGGCGGCGAATCGGGCGTATTGGCGGCGCAAGCTGGAGCGGAACGTCGAGCGGGACGCGGCGCATGTGCGGCGGCTGCGGCGGATGGGATGGCGCGTGATGATTGTGTGGGAGTGTCAGACGGCGGCGGGGAAGCGGGCGGGGCTCGCGCGGCGGATTGTCAGGTTCATGGAACGGTGA
- a CDS encoding thioredoxin fold domain-containing protein, which yields MPRTLKNARAIVVALFVVCSAVAAHAEGWTESFADAQAQAQKTGKPILADFTGSDWCIWCKRLDKEVFSKEEFTTWAAEHVILLKLDFPQSKPQTAETKQQNHRLAKKYKIDGYPTVLLLDADGKVLGQTGYEKGGPKPWIANVEKMIPAPAKN from the coding sequence ATGCCGAGAACTCTGAAGAACGCCCGCGCGATCGTGGTCGCCCTGTTCGTCGTATGCAGCGCCGTCGCCGCACATGCCGAAGGTTGGACCGAGTCGTTCGCCGACGCGCAGGCACAGGCACAGAAGACCGGCAAGCCGATCCTCGCCGACTTCACCGGCTCCGACTGGTGCATCTGGTGCAAACGCCTCGACAAGGAAGTCTTCAGCAAGGAAGAGTTCACCACATGGGCCGCCGAGCATGTGATCCTCCTCAAGCTTGACTTCCCGCAGTCCAAACCGCAGACCGCCGAGACGAAGCAGCAGAACCATCGCCTCGCCAAGAAGTACAAGATCGACGGCTACCCCACTGTCCTGCTCCTCGACGCCGACGGCAAAGTGCTCGGGCAGACCGGCTACGAAAAAGGCGGGCCCAAGCCGTGGATCGCCAATGTCGAAAAGATGATTCCCGCCCCCGCGAAGAATTAG
- a CDS encoding DNRLRE domain-containing protein, which translates to MLGDITPNPSELFTTWSWIMNTTRQWSVVVIAIAFAAAAASAPADIINVPITTADGNGADAYVQFGNPTTNNGSSTTLLVKDSGAASTTRKIYTRFDLSSVNVSAILNAQLSLVVTSHDAGGSTLQTIPVELWGLIDSASGQNWVEGNGGTDNSPAGEITWNNAPANNTGGNGLTANAVQLASFNIGTGVAVGATVNVSSAALVNFLRADTDGLVTLILRRNAGNSANNLGFASKENTTFAAPTLTLTIPAPAALPAGLSLLTLLTTRRKRN; encoded by the coding sequence ATGCTTGGAGACATCACGCCAAATCCGAGCGAACTTTTTACAACCTGGAGTTGGATTATGAACACCACCCGCCAATGGTCCGTCGTTGTCATCGCCATCGCTTTCGCCGCCGCCGCCGCGTCCGCGCCCGCCGACATCATCAATGTCCCCATCACCACCGCCGACGGCAACGGCGCCGACGCCTACGTCCAGTTCGGCAACCCCACCACCAACAACGGCTCCTCCACTACGCTCCTCGTCAAAGACTCCGGCGCCGCAAGCACCACCCGTAAAATCTACACCCGATTCGACCTCTCCTCCGTCAACGTCAGTGCCATCCTCAACGCCCAACTCTCCCTCGTCGTCACCAGTCACGACGCCGGCGGCAGCACCCTTCAAACCATCCCCGTCGAACTCTGGGGACTCATCGACTCCGCCTCCGGACAAAACTGGGTCGAGGGCAACGGCGGCACCGACAACTCCCCCGCCGGTGAAATCACCTGGAACAACGCCCCCGCCAACAACACCGGCGGCAACGGCCTGACCGCCAACGCCGTCCAACTCGCCTCCTTCAACATCGGCACCGGCGTCGCCGTCGGCGCCACCGTCAACGTCTCCAGCGCCGCACTCGTCAACTTCCTCCGAGCCGACACCGATGGCCTCGTCACCCTCATCCTCCGCCGCAACGCCGGCAACTCCGCCAACAACCTCGGCTTCGCCTCCAAAGAAAACACCACCTTCGCCGCCCCCACCCTCACCCTCACCATCCCTGCCCCCGCCGCCCTCCCCGCCGGCCTCTCCCTGCTGACCCTCCTGACAACCCGCCGCAAACGCAACTGA
- the aqpZ gene encoding aquaporin Z, translated as MPISRRCMAEFIGTFWLVFGGCGSAVLAAMFEGRSGGAVFNLGIGFVGVALAFGLTVLTMAYAIGHISGCHLNPAVTLGLVAGGRFKAADAIAYIIAQVLGGIAAAGVLYVIASGREGFSLAGGFASNGYAEHSPGHFSMAACLVSEITLTCFFLLIIHGATDRRATPELAPVAIGLGLTLIHLIGIPVTNLSVNPARSTGPAVFVQGWAMAQLWLFWVAPIAGGILGGLIYRMCFESAEG; from the coding sequence ATGCCGATCTCGAGACGGTGCATGGCGGAGTTCATCGGGACGTTCTGGCTGGTGTTCGGCGGGTGCGGGAGCGCGGTGCTGGCGGCGATGTTCGAGGGCCGCAGCGGCGGGGCGGTGTTCAACCTGGGCATCGGGTTCGTCGGCGTGGCGCTGGCGTTCGGGCTCACGGTGCTGACGATGGCGTATGCGATCGGGCACATCTCCGGTTGTCATCTGAATCCGGCGGTGACGTTGGGCCTCGTGGCGGGCGGACGCTTCAAGGCGGCCGACGCGATTGCGTACATCATCGCGCAGGTGCTCGGCGGGATCGCGGCGGCGGGCGTGCTGTACGTCATCGCATCAGGGCGCGAGGGCTTCTCGCTGGCGGGGGGATTCGCGAGCAACGGATATGCGGAACATTCGCCGGGGCATTTTTCGATGGCGGCGTGCCTCGTGTCGGAGATCACGCTGACGTGTTTCTTTCTGCTCATCATTCATGGCGCGACGGATCGGCGGGCGACGCCGGAGCTTGCCCCGGTGGCGATCGGGTTGGGGCTGACGCTGATTCATTTGATCGGGATTCCGGTGACGAATCTGTCGGTGAACCCCGCGCGATCGACGGGGCCGGCGGTGTTCGTGCAGGGCTGGGCGATGGCGCAGTTGTGGTTATTTTGGGTCGCACCGATCGCCGGGGGGATTCTGGGCGGATTGATTTACCGCATGTGCTTCGAGAGCGCGGAGGGATGA